In one window of Acidobacteriota bacterium DNA:
- the crcB gene encoding fluoride efflux transporter CrcB, which yields MEFAGTVLKRTDDSWPPAGDQEFFYATCWRAERRQGLRIFLLILFGSLGTLARYAIGGLVQHRAGSAFPAGTLAVNLAGCFLLGGVGEYALQHLSIPPDWRIGITVGFFGAFTTFSSFTYESSRMLEEGAWMKMIVYVGVSVVGGLFLTVTGIHLADLMS from the coding sequence ATGGAGTTCGCCGGAACCGTCCTGAAAAGGACTGATGACTCCTGGCCGCCAGCGGGCGATCAGGAGTTTTTTTATGCAACATGCTGGCGTGCGGAAAGGCGACAAGGTTTGAGAATCTTCCTGTTGATATTGTTTGGCTCCCTGGGTACTCTCGCGCGGTACGCCATCGGCGGCCTGGTACAGCACCGCGCCGGCTCTGCCTTCCCGGCGGGCACGCTGGCAGTGAATCTGGCGGGCTGTTTCCTGCTGGGCGGTGTGGGTGAATACGCCCTCCAGCACCTCTCAATTCCTCCTGACTGGCGCATCGGCATCACCGTCGGATTTTTCGGGGCCTTCACCACCTTTTCAAGCTTTACCTATGAGAGCTCGCGCATGCTTGAAGAAGGCGCCTGGATGAAGATGATCGTTTACGTCGGCGTCAGCGTGGTGGGCGGACTGTTCCTTACTGTTACAGGAATTCATCTGGCTGACCTTATGTCATAG
- a CDS encoding carboxypeptidase regulatory-like domain-containing protein: MKVAGCILLLLGLLLGAPTTLLRAQGQSGTQISGQVSDTSGAVVPNVTVRAVQTNTGLVRTTISGPNGNYTLPDLPVGPYRLEVEASGFNSYVQSGIVLQVNNSVTINVTLHVGEVRQQVNVTANANMLQAQTTSVGQVMDDRRILDLPLNGRQATDLIMLMGAATNTVNPNLTDIKTSKNYFSSDSISVAGGQSSATSYRLDGATHMDNFSNINLPFPFPDAIQEFSVQTSSLSAKWGLHPGAQVDVVTKSGTNQFHGDAFEFLRNGALNARNFFAATQDTLKRNQFGGTIGGPVEKGKLFFFFGYQGTRIRTAPPSSITYVPTPAALNGDWSALESAACQSSGTARTIIDPSTGQPFANDSVDPARYNQVALNLLKDVPVSNNPCGKITYAIPEPQSENQYISRVDWNKSAKNTIFGRYFFSDYKSPAAFGGNFLVTTQRGVLDRAQSATIGDTYSISPNTLNSLHLAWTRLAITRGAAPDMKNLADFGANLFQATPNAIDLSISGYFNIGCGTCADALFKNNVAEIADDVDMMRGRNHMSTGVDWIHYQYPYNNTAYANGGFQFNGQNTNDGLLDFLLGTPSFFDQGNTTQYNGRQNSVGTYFNDNIQFSRRLNVNLGVRWEPNLSVTERNNSVDHFSIAAFTAGTTTTQYDNAPPGLTYPGDPGVPRPYTNRKWAAIQPRVGIVWDPTGSGRQVIRAGYGLFYDTVPTAYFEDQTQGAPWGSVININSPVGGLTNPFQGYPGGNPFPLPYPPTKDAVFPSGSSYYSYPLDSQPMYVHQWNLSYQLQLANNWLFEASYMGNKSTHIWTGADINPGIFIPGTCGGSPCSTLDNIDQRRFLYLINPITGSKISDIYQLDAGANGTYESLLLKVQHRFSDHYTVLANYTYSHCISDGDFQGDLGGSLTQNPFNRRGERGNCGFDLRQIFNLTVIAQTPHFSNAWTNALAGNWQISPIVAYHTGSWYGPYDGIDNSMSGVGLDRPDAIAAPYVRNTNTLQWLSPTAFALSPPGTYGNAGLDSLSGPGYFDIDTAVSRYFNITERQRVELRFDFFNVLNHANFQNPDNYFTDSTFGLIQSANDPRIIQVALKYRF; the protein is encoded by the coding sequence ATGAAAGTCGCGGGATGCATTTTATTGTTGTTAGGACTTCTACTCGGCGCACCAACCACTCTGCTCCGGGCCCAAGGGCAGTCAGGCACACAGATTTCAGGCCAGGTTTCCGATACGAGTGGCGCGGTTGTGCCCAATGTAACGGTAAGGGCTGTGCAGACAAACACCGGGCTGGTGCGGACAACCATCAGCGGCCCAAATGGGAACTACACGCTCCCTGACCTGCCGGTCGGCCCCTACCGGCTCGAAGTGGAAGCTTCAGGCTTCAACAGTTACGTCCAGTCAGGAATTGTTCTTCAGGTGAACAACAGCGTTACCATCAACGTCACCCTGCACGTTGGCGAGGTTAGGCAGCAGGTCAATGTGACTGCAAACGCCAATATGCTGCAGGCACAGACCACCTCAGTCGGCCAGGTTATGGACGACAGGCGTATTCTTGATCTGCCTCTGAATGGTCGCCAGGCGACTGATCTGATCATGCTGATGGGTGCGGCAACCAACACTGTGAACCCCAATTTGACCGACATCAAGACCAGCAAGAATTATTTCAGTTCCGACAGCATTTCGGTTGCGGGTGGGCAGTCCAGTGCGACGAGCTATCGTCTGGACGGCGCCACGCACATGGACAACTTTTCGAACATCAATCTTCCTTTCCCCTTTCCTGACGCCATTCAGGAATTCAGCGTTCAAACCAGCAGCCTCTCAGCCAAGTGGGGACTTCATCCCGGCGCCCAGGTTGATGTGGTGACCAAATCCGGCACCAATCAGTTTCACGGCGACGCGTTTGAGTTCCTTCGTAACGGCGCCCTCAATGCCCGCAACTTCTTCGCTGCGACTCAGGACACCCTGAAAAGGAATCAGTTTGGAGGCACGATCGGAGGGCCGGTCGAGAAGGGCAAGCTTTTCTTCTTTTTCGGTTATCAAGGAACCCGCATCCGAACGGCCCCACCTTCTTCCATCACCTATGTTCCCACTCCGGCTGCACTGAACGGCGACTGGAGCGCGCTTGAATCTGCGGCCTGCCAGTCCAGCGGAACGGCCCGCACGATCATCGACCCGTCGACAGGACAGCCGTTTGCCAATGATTCGGTTGACCCCGCCCGGTACAATCAGGTAGCGCTGAATTTGCTCAAAGACGTGCCCGTTTCCAACAACCCCTGCGGCAAGATCACCTATGCAATTCCGGAACCGCAGAGCGAAAACCAATATATTTCCCGCGTAGACTGGAACAAGAGCGCGAAGAACACCATATTTGGTCGGTACTTTTTTTCGGATTACAAAAGTCCTGCCGCTTTTGGCGGCAATTTCCTGGTAACGACCCAACGCGGAGTTCTTGACCGTGCCCAGTCAGCTACGATAGGTGACACTTACTCAATCTCTCCCAACACGCTCAATTCTCTCCATCTTGCGTGGACACGGCTGGCCATTACGCGCGGGGCGGCACCTGACATGAAGAACCTTGCGGATTTCGGCGCAAACCTGTTCCAAGCTACGCCCAACGCTATCGATCTATCAATTTCCGGCTATTTTAATATCGGCTGCGGGACCTGCGCCGATGCGCTGTTCAAGAATAATGTGGCGGAAATTGCGGATGACGTGGACATGATGCGCGGCAGGAACCATATGTCAACGGGGGTGGACTGGATCCATTACCAGTACCCGTACAACAACACCGCCTACGCGAACGGGGGCTTCCAGTTCAACGGGCAGAATACCAACGACGGTCTGCTGGATTTCCTTCTGGGTACGCCCAGCTTTTTCGATCAGGGAAACACGACACAATACAACGGGCGGCAGAATTCCGTTGGCACATATTTCAACGATAACATCCAATTCAGCAGGCGGCTAAACGTCAACCTCGGAGTGCGGTGGGAGCCTAACCTGTCGGTGACTGAAAGGAACAATTCTGTGGATCATTTCAGTATCGCCGCGTTCACAGCAGGCACAACCACCACGCAATACGACAATGCTCCTCCGGGCCTGACCTACCCTGGTGATCCCGGCGTGCCTCGCCCGTACACGAACCGCAAGTGGGCGGCGATTCAGCCAAGGGTGGGAATCGTCTGGGACCCCACTGGTAGCGGCCGGCAGGTGATCCGCGCCGGCTATGGTCTTTTCTATGATACAGTTCCGACGGCCTATTTCGAGGACCAGACCCAGGGAGCTCCGTGGGGAAGCGTCATCAATATCAACAGCCCGGTAGGGGGTTTGACGAATCCCTTCCAGGGTTATCCGGGCGGCAATCCCTTTCCACTGCCTTATCCGCCCACGAAAGATGCTGTCTTCCCCTCCGGTAGCAGTTACTACAGCTATCCTCTGGATTCACAGCCGATGTATGTCCATCAGTGGAACCTCAGCTATCAATTGCAGTTAGCCAACAACTGGTTGTTTGAGGCGAGCTACATGGGCAACAAGTCCACCCACATCTGGACCGGTGCGGACATCAACCCCGGGATTTTCATTCCTGGGACGTGCGGCGGCTCACCATGCTCGACGCTCGACAACATAGATCAGCGACGATTCCTGTATCTCATCAACCCCATCACAGGTTCCAAAATTTCCGACATCTACCAGCTCGATGCAGGCGCAAACGGAACCTATGAGTCACTGTTACTTAAGGTTCAGCATCGATTCAGCGATCACTACACTGTCCTGGCCAATTACACCTATTCCCACTGCATAAGTGACGGAGACTTTCAGGGCGATTTGGGCGGCTCCTTGACCCAGAACCCGTTCAATCGGCGCGGTGAAAGAGGGAACTGCGGATTTGACCTCCGCCAAATCTTCAATTTGACGGTCATTGCTCAGACACCCCATTTCTCGAATGCCTGGACAAACGCACTCGCTGGGAATTGGCAGATCTCTCCGATTGTCGCATACCACACGGGATCGTGGTACGGTCCTTATGATGGAATCGACAACTCCATGAGCGGAGTCGGGCTGGACCGGCCTGACGCCATCGCGGCTCCCTACGTCCGGAATACCAACACCCTGCAATGGCTGTCGCCGACCGCCTTCGCCCTCAGTCCGCCCGGCACCTACGGCAACGCAGGTTTGGATTCGCTTTCAGGGCCCGGCTACTTTGATATCGACACGGCTGTAAGCCGGTACTTCAACATCACAGAGCGACAACGCGTGGAGTTGCGGTTCGACTTCTTCAATGTATTGAACCACGCTAACTTCCAGAACCCGGACAACTACTTTACGGATTCAACTTTTGGTTTGATCCAGAGTGCAAACGACCCAAGGATCATCCAGGTCGCGTTGAAATATCGCTTCTAA
- a CDS encoding DUF2029 domain-containing protein: MTSPRRAECSLCYTGRSLPEALLYLPLAYLSYATAYIIWIVLSILVLLLAVSLLWPYMTEFKAVSAPLPLLTLLAFVLMPLMLRK; encoded by the coding sequence ATGACATCGCCGCGCAGGGCCGAATGCAGTCTGTGCTATACCGGAAGGTCACTACCCGAAGCGTTGCTGTATCTTCCCCTTGCGTACCTCTCGTATGCGACGGCTTACATCATCTGGATAGTTTTAAGCATCCTGGTTTTGTTGCTGGCGGTAAGTTTGCTTTGGCCGTACATGACGGAATTTAAAGCCGTCTCGGCCCCGCTTCCACTCCTGACGCTGCTGGCTTTTGTCCTGATGCCCCTAATGCTCAGGAAATAA
- a CDS encoding MFS transporter, which yields MKSLEPTGPPPVKWLNRNVVGMGLTSLLSDVSHEMATAVLPGFLTAMGISAAALGLIEGVADGVSSFVKLAAGWLSDRAGRRKPIAVGGYFITGSSTALFALAAGWPLVLFGRALGWFGRGIRSPARNAILAASVPPESRGKAFGFERAGDTVGAILGPLIAVALLAHFQPRAANPSAPFRAIFLLTLVPGLACGIVFALLVREKPIPGTPAKFLSAIRQLPKSFRRFLVGVGVFGMGDFAHTLMILAATQLLMPAHGMARAAEIAALLYVGHNIVYAAASYPVGALSDRLGRRGLLAAGYLVGALAAAGLIAAFAWQLDSISYLAIVFAVGGFYMAFEEALEGTFTADLVGPEIRGTAYGLLGAVNGIGDLAASVVVGGLWTLASPAAAFAYAACLMLTGAVLVYRLR from the coding sequence ATGAAAAGTCTGGAACCAACTGGACCGCCGCCGGTGAAGTGGCTCAATCGAAATGTTGTGGGCATGGGCCTGACCAGTCTGCTTTCTGACGTCAGCCATGAAATGGCCACGGCGGTGCTGCCGGGCTTCCTGACGGCAATGGGAATTTCCGCCGCAGCGCTGGGGCTGATTGAAGGCGTGGCGGACGGTGTGTCCAGTTTCGTCAAGCTTGCTGCGGGATGGCTTTCCGACCGCGCCGGGCGCCGCAAGCCGATTGCCGTGGGCGGCTATTTCATCACCGGAAGTTCCACAGCGCTCTTCGCTCTGGCCGCCGGCTGGCCGCTGGTGTTATTCGGGCGCGCTCTGGGATGGTTCGGCCGGGGCATCCGCTCGCCGGCAAGGAACGCCATTCTGGCGGCATCGGTCCCGCCGGAATCGCGCGGCAAGGCGTTTGGATTCGAGCGCGCGGGCGATACCGTGGGAGCCATCCTCGGTCCGCTCATCGCCGTAGCTTTGCTGGCGCATTTTCAACCCCGCGCCGCCAATCCCTCCGCTCCTTTTCGCGCCATCTTCCTGCTCACGCTGGTTCCTGGCCTCGCCTGCGGAATCGTGTTTGCTCTGCTGGTCCGGGAAAAGCCCATTCCCGGCACGCCCGCAAAATTCCTCTCCGCAATTAGACAATTGCCAAAGAGCTTCCGGCGCTTTCTTGTGGGCGTGGGAGTTTTTGGCATGGGCGACTTTGCGCACACGCTGATGATTCTTGCGGCCACGCAGCTTCTAATGCCCGCGCATGGCATGGCGCGCGCCGCGGAAATTGCCGCGCTGCTCTATGTGGGGCACAACATCGTCTATGCAGCGGCCTCGTATCCTGTGGGAGCGCTATCTGACCGGCTTGGCCGCCGCGGCCTGCTGGCGGCCGGATACCTGGTGGGCGCGCTCGCGGCTGCCGGCCTCATCGCGGCCTTTGCCTGGCAACTCGATTCAATTTCTTATCTGGCCATCGTGTTCGCGGTTGGCGGATTTTATATGGCGTTTGAAGAAGCCCTGGAAGGAACATTCACCGCAGACCTTGTCGGGCCGGAAATTCGCGGCACCGCTTACGGCCTGCTGGGCGCTGTAAACGGAATCGGCGACCTCGCCGCCAGCGTCGTGGTCGGTGGCCTGTGGACTCTGGCTTCTCCCGCCGCGGCCTTTGCCTATGCAGCGTGCCTGATGCTCACCGGCGCCGTGCTCGTCTACCGCCTCCGTTGA
- a CDS encoding DUF190 domain-containing protein — protein MRIHIGESDRWQSKPLYQAIVELFRHEGFSGVTVLRGVGGYGSSSRGRGLYHTTNILRLSQDLPIVIEVVEYSERIEKILPRLDEMVAGGLITLEKVRVILYRSAK, from the coding sequence ATGCGAATCCACATCGGAGAGTCGGACCGCTGGCAAAGCAAACCGCTTTACCAGGCGATTGTCGAACTGTTCCGCCACGAGGGATTTTCAGGCGTCACGGTGCTGCGCGGAGTGGGCGGTTACGGGTCCAGCAGCCGCGGACGCGGGCTTTACCACACTACCAACATTCTACGGCTTTCTCAGGACCTGCCGATTGTCATCGAGGTGGTCGAGTATTCCGAGCGGATTGAAAAAATCCTTCCCCGGCTGGATGAGATGGTGGCTGGAGGTCTTATCACTCTCGAGAAGGTCCGCGTGATCCTCTACCGCTCCGCAAAATGA